One Elephas maximus indicus isolate mEleMax1 chromosome 16, mEleMax1 primary haplotype, whole genome shotgun sequence DNA window includes the following coding sequences:
- the HMX3 gene encoding homeobox protein HMX3 has protein sequence MPEPGPDAPGAASAQPPPPPPPPPAPKESPFSIKNLLNGDHHRPPPKPQPPPRTLFVPASAAAAAAAAKGALEGAAGFALSQVGDLAFPRFEIPAQRFALPAHYLERSPAWWYPYTLTPAGGHLPRPEASEKTLLRDSSPASGTDRDSPEPLLKTDPDHKELDSKSPDEIILEESDSEEGKKESEAAPGAAGASMGGAAAAPGTEDWKKGAESPEKKPACRKKKTRTVFSRSQVFQLESTFDMKRYLSSSERAGLAASLHLTETQVKIWFQNRRNKWKRQLAAELEAANLSHAAAQRIVRVPILYHENSAAEGAAAAGAPVPVSQPLLTFPHPVYYSHPVVSSVPLLRPV, from the exons ATGCCGGAGCCCGGGCCAGACGCCCCCGGCGCCGCCAGCGCACAGCCCCCGCCGCCGCCTCCCCCGCCGCCCGCGCCCAAGGAGTCCCCGTTCTCTATCAAGAACCTGCTTAATGGAGACCATCACCGACCGCCCCCCAAGCCGCAGCCGCCCCCACGGACGCTCTTCGTGCCGGCCTCGGCCGCTGCCGCCGCTGCCGCGGCCAAAGGGGCCCTGGAGGGCGCCGCGGGCTTCGCTCTTTCGCAGGTGGGCGACCTGGCTTTCCCTCGCTTTGAGATCCCGGCGCAGAGGTTTGCCTTGCCCGCGCACTACCTGGAACGTTCCCCGGCCTGGTGGTACCCCTACACCCTGACCCCCGCCGGCGGCCACCTCCCACGACCCGAAG CCTCGGAGAAAACCCTCCTGCGAGACTCCTCCCCCGCCTCGGGCACCGACCGCGACTCCCCCGAGCCGCTGCTCAAGACCGACCCCGACCACAAGGAGCTGGACTCCAAGAGCCCGGACGAGATCATTCTGGAGGAGAGCGACTCGGAGGAAGGCAAGAAGGAGTCGGAGGCGGCGCCCGGCGCGGCAGGGGCGAGCATGGGCGGCGCGGCGGCTGCGCCGGGCACGGAGGACTGGAAGAAGGGCGCCGAGAGCCCGGAGAAGAAGCCTGCGTGCCGCAAGAAGAAGACGCGCACGGTCTTCTCGCGCAGCCAGGTCTTCCAGCTCGAGTCCACCTTCGACATGAAGCGCTACCTGAGCAGTTCGGAGCGTGCCGGCCTGGCCGCGTCGCTGCACCTCACTGAGACGCAGGTGAAGATCTGGTTCCAGAACCGCCGCAACAAGTGGAAGCGGCAGCTGGCGGCCGAGCTGGAGGCGGCCAACCTGAGCCACGCCGCGGCGCAGCGCATCGTGCGGGTACCCATCCTCTACCACGAGAACTCGGCGGCCGAGGGCGCGGCGGCTGCGGGCGCCCCGGTGCCAGTCAGCCAGCCGCTGCTCACCTTCCCGCATCCGGTCTACTACTCGCACCCAGTGGTCTCGTCCGTGCCGCTGCTGCGGCCCGTCTGA